A segment of the Leptospiraceae bacterium genome:
ATTTAATAGAAGAATTCAATAAAACGAAGGGAAAATTTTCTTTTTTTGGCATTGGCGGAAGTGAAATGGTAAAAACCGGGTTTACTTCACTGCATGATATTGAATCCCTAAGTGTAATCGGCTTTACTGGAATTTTAACCAAATATTTTCCACTTAAAAAAATAGCAAAAAACTTAGTAGAAAAAGCTGTAGAGAATAATGTTCGTTATGCCATACTAATAGATTACCCAGGGTTCAACTTGCATTTAGCCGAAAAATTAAGAGAAAAAGGAATTAAAATTATTTTCTATGTATCTCCACAAATTTGGGCATGGCGGTTTAAAAGGATATTTAGAATCCGAGATTGTGTAGATTTAATGTTAGTTCTTTTTCCATTTGAGAAAAAAATTTACGATGAATACAACGTTAGATGTGAGTTTGTAGGGCATCCTCTTTGTAGCCGAATGGAAGAAAAAATAAAAACAGAAAAACCAATTCAAATCGATAAAAAGATAACTACAATTTGCCTGATGCCTGGATCAAGGTCAGGAGAAATTACGCGTCTCGTTGACCCACTTCTCAAGTCTGCGGCTCTAATACAAAAAGAAATGGATTCAAAGAATCAAAAAGTTCAATTTATACTACCAAATATTAATCAAAAACAAGAGAGTTTTATTTTAGAAAAAATAAAACAATTGAAAGAATTAACAAATATTAAAATAGAATATTTTTTTGATAATTCAGCCAAATGTCTAGAAGCCTCTGATTTAGTAATTCTTTCTTCAGGCACAGCGACACTTGAAGTTGCTTATTTTGAAAAACCAATGGTTATTATTTATAAAATGAGTTATATTTCTTTTCAAATTGGACTCAGACTAGTTACAACTAAACATGTAGGATTGGTGAATATCCTAGCCGGGGAAGGAATCTGCAAAGAATTTTTACAAAACGATGCGAATGCTGAGAATATTTTTACTGAATCAATGAATATTCTAAATGATCACCAATACCGTCAAACAATAATTAGTCGCATAAAAGAAGTAAAAGCAAGTCTTGGCGATGGAAATGCCGGAAAAAAAGCTACAGAAGCTATTCTAAAATTGATTCAGGAACCGTAACTTCACGGACAATCCTAACAACTTTATTATCTAAAACTCCACCCCAAATATTTTTAGATTTCTCTGAAAAAAGAAAATAAGCGAAAGGGCTATCATCTTCCAATCGATATTGTAATCGAACACCCCTAACGTCTTCGACTGCAAAAATTTCAATTTTTTCATTTTCGCGAATTAAAAAATTTCGTTCATCCTTATTGAAAATAATTTTTCCATTGTATGATGGTACAATTTTCCATACTCCCAAAACTTCTTTTGTATTATAGTTTTTAAATGAATTTTTTTCTGATTCAGCTTTGTTACATTGAACTAATAAGCTAAGTGAAAATACGATCATAATCAGATTTCTAATCAAGTCTAGCGAAACTAAAAATCGTGGTATAATTATTTTTTTATATTTTGACATGATGCTCCTAACTTAATGAAAGATAAGTTTATAGGTTTATTTTTAAGTTGTCCATAAATTCCAAAATTTATTCCTGATCTAGTAAAATTTGCATTACCTCTCAGAATTCCTGAATTTGCCTTTACTTCAATATTTCGAATAAATCCTTCTTGAGAATAAGCATTAAATCCTAGACTTATATCTGAGATATTTTCGCCAGAGAAATTTTCGAACAAATTAATATTATCCCCTGGGTTTGTTCTTTGAATGTTATTTCTACGAAGCGATAATTCACCGGCAATATTTCGATTTACTAGTAAATCGGAAAAATTATTTCCACTCGATATAAATGTCATGTTAAAACTAATAATATCAGAATAAATACTGCTATCACAAATATCTATAGTTTCATCAAACCAAAACAAAGAAGATACTCGTGTTCTAAAATCAAATGTAGGAAGTTTTCTGTCGAAATAAATATTTAATGCGAGGTCTGTTTCATTCTTATTTATCAATCCTCCGTAAAGATTTATATTACTAGCTCCCGATTCAATTTTTAGATCTAAATTGTACGGTCCAAGACTGTGCGAATCTGTTCGATACTTTACGTCTTTTGTTTTAATATTTGCTTTTAATTTTGCTTTTTCTAAGAATACTCGATAAAGATAGGACTGAATGAAAAATGCCTCGGGCAACATTTTTTCTTGTCTTTCTTTTATATCTAGAGAAACTTTTTTCGTAAAAAAATCATAGATAGGTTGAAAATCTTTTAGAATTACAGACTCAATATTTACGTTCATATTCAAATTAGTTGTAAGAGGTGAAGGTAAATTCTTATTAGCCGCTTTATTAAAGTATATAAGTCCGCCTAAATCAGAAATAATATCTTTTTCGAAAAATTTTCCTTTTAAGTTTGTTTGTAATTCATTCTGACTCCAAATAAAATGAAGATTTGTTTCATTTACACGAATATTTGGTACATTGCTTATAAACAAAAAATTATTTAAAGACCCACTGCCATCAATCCAAAGCCAATCGGAATTTTTTCCAGTTTCTTCTATCCTCATATTTAATTTCATATTTCCAGATATAGAAAACTTATCTTCTAGGATTAATTTGTCAAAAAGGTTACGAAAGTTATCCACTTGAATAGATAGAGTAATCTTTTTTAAATTTGTTACGGGAGTAAAAACTTGTTCATCATAAAAAAACTCAGGACTTGATATTTTCCTTTTAAAATAAGATTCTGAGTTTTTTGCATCTATAATTTCTTTTAGATAGGAAAATTTTGCATTGATAGTTAAGTCGTTTGCCTTCATATTAGAAATTGGGAAAAATTCACCCGAGAATTTTCGAAAGTTTAAGTTTCCGTCAACCTTAAAATCATCTTTCGTTTTATCTAAAGAAATAAACCCATCAGCAATACCTGACTCAGGTGTAAGATTCAACAAAAATCTAGTTATTCCCGACATGTTTTCCAAATCATGATCAGAAAAATCAATTCGGAGCGAACTCTCATTTGTTTCCAAATTCACTTTCCCGTCCCCTTTAATTCCGCCTGCAATTAATCCTAAAAATCTATTATCATCAAGCGTAATATCTAAATACTGATTTTTTCTCTGAATGGAAACATGTAATGGTCTATCAGATTGAAGTAAATTTTGATTATTCGATCTAATTATTAATTCCAATTTATCGAAATAAATATCTGGTAAATTTAGTTCATGGATATATTTTAAAATGTTATCATTTGCAGGTTCATCAATATCTATTACTAACTTAGCTCCATAGATTACTATTTTTTCAGGAATCATTGCGGGAGAAAAAATGGACGTTAGGCGTACATCAATTCGTTTACTGGTAAAAAGTAATTTATTACTAGAAAAATCCTCTTCCTCTGAAATTTTTATATCTTCGAAAATAATTCCGTTTAAAGAGGAAAAGTCAACAATTCCAATCTCTACTGCTTTAGAAAAATTTTTACGTATAAAAGATACTATCGAAGACTTTACTTGAAAAATGTTTACGTAATTTTTTTTGGCATAGTATTCATAAATATTATTTCCAATAAATATTGAAATAATCACAATAATCAAAAGAATTAAAAAAGTCACACTCCATTTTGATTCAAAAAATCTGATTCTAAGGAAAAATAACCTCTGCGAAAAATTTCTATAAATGGTTAGGATTTTATTTCGTAATTTATCAATCATTGTTATTCGGATTTTAATCGTTCTAGTTCTTCCAAAAAATTTTCTGGAGTTGTAGTTTCCCGAGAAGACTGTACATCTAGGTAATCTCTAGAAATTTCATCTAAAAATCGAGAAGGCTGACATGGCATCGATTCTCCATATTTTTTTCGTTCACTAGCACCTGTCATAAATAATTTTTTTCTAGCACGAGTCATTCCAACATAAAATAGTCTTCGCTCTTCATCAATGCTTTGTCCTTCATCGATTACTCGTGAATTTGGAAGAATACCTTCTTCAATCCCGACCAGAAATACAACATCAAACTCTAATCCCTTAGATAAGTGCATCGTCATAAGTTGAATTCGATTATCCCTCGCATCTTTTTCATTAGAATCATCATCATTTGTCAAAAGAGAAAGTCGAGTAATAAAATCGAATAGAGTTGGTTTTGATTCAGAATCCCATTCCTCTTCAAAATAAGCCATCATATTTGTTAGTTCAGATAGATTTAACATCCTAGCTTTCATGACTTTTTCATCTGTTTCTTCGGTAGATATTTCTTTTTCAAATCCAACTTCTTTGATAAATTTGCGCAGAACATCTGTCATCCGGTTGGCCGTATAAAATTCATTTCTATATTTTTGGATTAAATCTAAAAACTCATAAATTAAAGCGGCAGATGCTCGTTTAATTTCTGGAATAAACTCTGGTTCCTCACAAATTTTGTGTAAAACATCAATAACTGATAAACTAGCATCTACTGACTTTTGTTGGATTTTGGAAATGGAAGTTTGACCTATTCCGCGTTTTGGATAATTTAAAATTCGAAGCAACGAAATTTCATCCTTTGGATTAGCGATTACTCTTATATAGGCAACTAAATCTCGAACTTCTTTTCTATCAAAAAAATTATACGCTCCAATTAATTTATATGGCACACCTCTGAGTCGAAGTTCTTCCTCAAACGGACGGGATTGATAATTTGTTCTAAATAAAATAGCAATTTCAGATCCGATTCGATGTTCTTTGATAATTTCATTTTGAATTTCATCGACGACAAACATTGCTTCGTCTTTTTCATTTAGTCTTTCAACATAGAGTGGTCTGTCTAAATAATGAATTTCCGACCAAAGTTTTTTCTCTCGTCTAGAAGTATTGTTCTGAATTAAGGAATTTGCGGCATTGAGAATATTCATTGATGAGCGGTAATTCTGAAGTAACCGTACCACTTTCGTATTTTTGAAATCTTTTTCAAAGTCAAGAATCAAATTGACATTTGAACCTCGAAAACCATAAATACTTTGATCGTCATCTCCCACCACACATAGATTATTTTTTTCATTTAATAGAAGTTTAATTAGCTCATACTGAATCTGATTCGTATCTTGAAACTCATCAATCAAATAAAACTTATGTTTTTTATGATAGTGCTCTTTGACTTCAGGAAAATTTTTTAGAATTTTCATCGGCAATAAAATCAAATCATCAAAGTCTACCGAA
Coding sequences within it:
- the lpxB gene encoding lipid-A-disaccharide synthase; protein product: MSKKKKSTSISKKNIPSKKNESIQNKPLINEKILIVCGEPSGDLLGSNLIEEFNKTKGKFSFFGIGGSEMVKTGFTSLHDIESLSVIGFTGILTKYFPLKKIAKNLVEKAVENNVRYAILIDYPGFNLHLAEKLREKGIKIIFYVSPQIWAWRFKRIFRIRDCVDLMLVLFPFEKKIYDEYNVRCEFVGHPLCSRMEEKIKTEKPIQIDKKITTICLMPGSRSGEITRLVDPLLKSAALIQKEMDSKNQKVQFILPNINQKQESFILEKIKQLKELTNIKIEYFFDNSAKCLEASDLVILSSGTATLEVAYFEKPMVIIYKMSYISFQIGLRLVTTKHVGLVNILAGEGICKEFLQNDANAENIFTESMNILNDHQYRQTIISRIKEVKASLGDGNAGKKATEAILKLIQEP
- a CDS encoding UvrD-helicase domain-containing protein; this encodes MKLNPAQEAAVKHVEGPLLIFAGAGSGKTRVITNRIVYLIQKKKIDPKHIVALSFTNKSSKEMRERVRKSLAKKEGRGLTLSTFHSLGLNILKKHIDRLGFHVPFMLQTPGDLETILIDSLKQRKIDPKLFPPKLILSHISRLKNMGEEYKNILQSSDKEIDAIVLDIFDEYIQILKNMNSVDFDDLILLPMKILKNFPEVKEHYHKKHKFYLIDEFQDTNQIQYELIKLLLNEKNNLCVVGDDDQSIYGFRGSNVNLILDFEKDFKNTKVVRLLQNYRSSMNILNAANSLIQNNTSRREKKLWSEIHYLDRPLYVERLNEKDEAMFVVDEIQNEIIKEHRIGSEIAILFRTNYQSRPFEEELRLRGVPYKLIGAYNFFDRKEVRDLVAYIRVIANPKDEISLLRILNYPKRGIGQTSISKIQQKSVDASLSVIDVLHKICEEPEFIPEIKRASAALIYEFLDLIQKYRNEFYTANRMTDVLRKFIKEVGFEKEISTEETDEKVMKARMLNLSELTNMMAYFEEEWDSESKPTLFDFITRLSLLTNDDDSNEKDARDNRIQLMTMHLSKGLEFDVVFLVGIEEGILPNSRVIDEGQSIDEERRLFYVGMTRARKKLFMTGASERKKYGESMPCQPSRFLDEISRDYLDVQSSRETTTPENFLEELERLKSE